A single window of Cetobacterium sp. 8H DNA harbors:
- a CDS encoding FMN-binding protein, translating into MKKFLMTALVLLSTVTFASEVKEGTGLGYADDIKVAVTMEGDKIVAIEVKENNDTPGIANPAIEQLTKKVLEAQTSKVDTVAGATYTSEGFLEAVNNATGK; encoded by the coding sequence GTGAAAAAATTTTTAATGACAGCACTAGTTTTATTATCTACAGTAACTTTTGCATCTGAAGTAAAAGAAGGAACTGGATTAGGATATGCAGATGATATAAAGGTAGCAGTAACTATGGAAGGGGATAAAATAGTTGCAATCGAAGTAAAAGAAAACAACGATACTCCAGGAATAGCAAATCCAGCGATTGAGCAATTAACAAAAAAAGTTTTAGAAGCTCAAACATCTAAAGTTGATACGGTAGCAGGAGCAACATATACATCTGAAGGATTCTTAGAAGCTGTAAATAACGCAACAGGAAAGTAA
- a CDS encoding response regulator transcription factor — protein sequence MMKKLLIVEDEKEMALSLESHFSVLDVEIRIAADGEEALEIFHSYQPDLILLDINLPKKNGWEVCESIRKCSDVNIIMMTARDSELDEIHGLEIGADDYIIKPFSMNVLITKVKKVLKLNPQTIYRYKELHYCFKDTILKVEGERIDLSSREKDLLEYFIKNKNTPLSRSNILLEIWGIENDFDERASDTLVKRLRKKLKNYDFLIGTVRGVGYIFEEN from the coding sequence ATGATGAAAAAATTATTGATAGTTGAAGATGAAAAGGAAATGGCTCTCTCTTTAGAGAGTCATTTTTCGGTTTTGGATGTAGAGATAAGAATAGCTGCAGATGGAGAAGAAGCATTAGAAATATTTCATAGTTATCAACCTGATTTGATATTATTAGATATAAATTTACCTAAAAAAAATGGTTGGGAAGTTTGTGAATCTATAAGAAAATGTTCGGATGTAAATATAATAATGATGACAGCTAGAGATTCAGAATTAGATGAAATTCATGGACTAGAGATAGGAGCAGATGACTATATTATAAAACCGTTTAGCATGAATGTACTAATAACAAAGGTAAAAAAAGTTTTAAAATTAAATCCACAAACAATCTATAGATATAAAGAATTGCATTATTGCTTTAAAGATACGATTTTAAAAGTCGAAGGAGAAAGAATAGATCTTTCATCACGAGAAAAAGATTTATTAGAATATTTTATAAAAAATAAGAATACCCCTTTAAGCAGAAGCAATATTTTGCTTGAAATTTGGGGAATAGAAAACGATTTTGATGAAAGAGCATCAGATACACTTGTAAAAAGACTAAGAAAAAAATTGAAAAATTATGATTTTTTAATTGGAACAGTTAGGGGAGTGGGATATATATTTGAAGAGAACTAG
- a CDS encoding HAMP domain-containing sensor histidine kinase, whose protein sequence is MKRTSSSISKKMFFYSVGIIIVAMLVSYGFNIFFLDLYYKREIKKDFPEIAIRIERYLEKNETETLEKYIKLLREKNGITILIMEENEKKWNNSRGGSGKGFSLENLKSEEFIIKKQRETEAEIIVYNRKVLNNRWISVRTSLSVLDYYKNEMGYFNILGTVIAILISLICSRIFSKKVIEDIERLSRKAEDISNLKFDKNNLVERDDELGKLGKNLEKMSFKLEKSIKDLESFVSNSSHELKTPIAIISSNAELLIKEDIENKRLQEKCRVILRESFYMKELISKLLTLSKIGSLTTLEKKSINLEELIKGILERYDYIEFSKNLEIKLNGLNENIVVDKDFFSIALENIIHNALKYSEQDSVVKINYNKNLLEIENEAKNIKNINLNLIFEPFSRGENGVREEGTGLGLTLVKKILDMNKIKYEVKLNEKVFKFILNIN, encoded by the coding sequence TTGAAGAGAACTAGTTCGAGTATTTCAAAAAAAATGTTTTTTTATTCGGTAGGAATAATCATAGTTGCGATGTTAGTGAGTTATGGATTCAATATATTTTTTTTAGATTTATATTATAAAAGAGAGATAAAGAAAGATTTCCCTGAAATAGCAATAAGAATTGAAAGATATCTTGAAAAAAATGAGACAGAAACATTAGAAAAATATATAAAATTATTAAGAGAAAAAAATGGAATAACAATTTTAATAATGGAAGAAAATGAGAAAAAATGGAATAATTCTAGAGGGGGATCTGGAAAAGGATTTTCTTTAGAAAATTTAAAAAGTGAAGAGTTCATAATAAAAAAACAAAGAGAAACAGAAGCAGAAATAATAGTCTACAATAGGAAGGTCTTAAATAATAGGTGGATTTCTGTAAGAACATCTTTATCGGTTTTGGACTACTATAAAAATGAGATGGGTTATTTTAATATTTTAGGAACAGTTATAGCAATATTAATCTCTTTGATATGTAGTAGAATTTTTTCAAAAAAAGTTATAGAGGATATAGAAAGACTTAGTAGAAAAGCAGAAGACATATCAAATTTAAAATTCGATAAAAATAATTTAGTAGAAAGAGATGATGAACTAGGAAAATTGGGTAAAAATCTGGAGAAAATGAGCTTTAAATTGGAGAAGTCTATTAAAGATTTGGAATCATTTGTTTCAAATAGTTCCCATGAACTAAAAACACCAATAGCTATAATATCTTCAAATGCTGAATTGTTGATAAAAGAAGATATAGAAAATAAGAGGTTACAAGAAAAATGCAGAGTAATATTGAGAGAAAGCTTTTATATGAAAGAGTTGATTTCAAAGTTGCTAACATTGTCTAAAATAGGTTCTTTGACAACATTGGAAAAAAAATCTATAAATTTGGAAGAGTTAATAAAAGGAATATTAGAAAGGTATGACTATATAGAGTTTTCTAAAAATTTAGAAATAAAGTTAAATGGACTCAATGAAAATATAGTTGTAGATAAAGATTTTTTTTCAATTGCCCTAGAAAATATAATTCACAATGCATTAAAATATTCAGAACAAGATAGTGTTGTTAAGATAAATTATAATAAAAATTTATTAGAAATTGAAAATGAAGCAAAAAATATAAAGAATATAAATTTAAATCTGATATTTGAACCTTTTTCAAGAGGAGAAAATGGTGTAAGAGAAGAAGGAACAGGTTTAGGTCTCACATTAGTAAAGAAAATTTTAGATATGAATAAAATTAAATATGAAGTAAAGTTAAATGAAAAAGTATTTAAATTTATATTGAATATAAATTAA
- a CDS encoding EpsG family protein, translating to MIFVLGIYTIFLFYTLLFSEDYYEKFLLIFPVLILSIYTGTRMNVGGYDYHVYKYFYNLPQSQNPYGYEVLFVILRDTFKMLGINYNIFLLILSFIFNFTIYKLLIKYSAIPTFSFLIYISTFYYWHNFTIIRNYISILLFWVSLKYILEKKPFHYFGLITLAFLFHKTSFILYPLYFILNLKLNKKTILGILALALIINPFSYLIFKINITFLGLSERLNRYSYIIEHGNFYEFLELSIFVLILIFVSSNLTEEQNIMFNINILALFIFISFYRFAIVLRFLEFFRIGIITMIPYLLTKIKNKNSRCITFSIFCLYLTWKYYDTVFAYAIHHYTTWLPFL from the coding sequence ATGATTTTTGTTTTAGGAATATATACAATTTTTTTGTTTTATACACTTCTATTCTCTGAAGATTATTATGAAAAATTTCTTCTAATTTTTCCTGTTTTAATTCTGTCAATTTATACAGGAACAAGAATGAATGTAGGTGGGTATGACTATCATGTCTATAAATATTTCTATAACCTTCCACAATCTCAAAATCCATATGGTTATGAAGTTTTATTTGTTATTTTAAGAGATACTTTCAAGATGTTGGGAATTAACTACAATATTTTTCTGCTTATACTAAGCTTTATTTTTAACTTTACTATCTATAAATTACTCATTAAATACAGTGCAATTCCTACGTTTTCTTTTCTAATATATATATCAACATTTTATTATTGGCATAACTTTACTATTATAAGAAACTACATCTCAATTCTTTTATTTTGGGTTAGTTTAAAGTATATTTTAGAAAAAAAACCTTTCCATTACTTTGGGTTGATAACTTTAGCTTTTTTATTCCATAAAACTAGTTTTATTCTTTATCCTCTTTACTTTATATTGAATCTAAAATTAAATAAAAAAACCATTCTAGGAATTTTAGCACTAGCTTTAATTATCAATCCTTTTTCATACTTAATATTTAAAATAAACATAACTTTTCTAGGACTAAGCGAACGATTAAATAGATACTCTTACATTATAGAGCACGGAAATTTTTATGAGTTTTTAGAACTTTCAATTTTTGTTCTCATTCTAATTTTTGTATCCTCTAATTTGACCGAGGAGCAAAATATTATGTTCAATATAAACATTTTAGCCCTGTTTATTTTTATTTCATTTTATAGATTCGCTATAGTTTTAAGATTTTTAGAATTCTTTAGAATTGGTATAATTACTATGATTCCATATCTTTTAACAAAAATTAAAAATAAAAATAGCAGGTGTATAACTTTTTCTATATTTTGTCTTTATTTAACTTGGAAATACTATGATACAGTTTTTGCATATGCTATACACCATTATACAACTTGGTTACCTTTCTTATAA